A stretch of Stigmatopora argus isolate UIUO_Sarg chromosome 22, RoL_Sarg_1.0, whole genome shotgun sequence DNA encodes these proteins:
- the pgap2 gene encoding acyltransferase PGAP2, whose translation MLHLPYSVLERDQPLVRVSYTTFVVCMLLLPVFGLILSLFISIIYHFEDANYTHCHVSNYLPSISAAISRVPELYIWRFCIGLHSAPRFLLAATYFSFYRLRFAAELPDLLLSWLAFACNLAENSALLLLTYVASTEDYEIHKGAFVTFVLSSQLYMLITCRLWYVIKSHYVKREELISYRLKVRLLLFNLSCCAAAAYFFRRHNRHCEAGVYTLFAFFEYLVVFSNMAFHTTSILDFGRESVMVAPLPEDKRY comes from the exons ATGCTCCACCTGCCTTACAGCGTCCTGGAGCGGGATCAGCCCCTGGTCCGGGTTTCCTACACCACCTTTGTGGTGTGCATGCTTCTTCTCCCGGTCTTCGGACTCATTTTGTCCCTCTTCATATCTATCATTTACCATTTCGAAGACGCCAACTACACGCACTGTCAC gtgAGCAACTACCTCCCATCCATCAGCGCCGCCATAAGCCGCGTGCCGGAACTGTACATTTGGCGCTTTTGCATCGGGCTGCACTCGGCGCCGCGCTTCCTGTTGGCCGCCACCTACTTCTCCTTCTACCGCCTGCGCTTCGCCGCCGAGCTGCCGGACCTCCTCCTGAGTTGGCTGGCGTTTGCGTGCAACCTGGCCGAAAACTCGGCCCTCCTGCTGCTCACTTACGTGGCGTCCACGGAGGACTACG AAATTCACAAAGGCGCCTTCGTCACGTTCGTCCTGAGCTCCCAACTCTACATGCTTATTACGTGTCGGTTGTGGTACGTGATTAAGAGTCACTACGTGAAGAGAGAG GAGCTGATATCGTACCGGTTGAAGGTGCGCTTGTTGCTATTCAACTTGAGCTGCTGCGCGGCCGCCGCCTACTTTTTCCGACGCCACAACAGACACTGCGAGGCCGGAG TCTACACGCTGTTCGCCTTCTTCGAGTACCTGGTGGTCTTCTCCAACATGGCCTTCCACACCACCTCCATCTTGGACTTTGGGAGAGAATCTGTCATGGTGGCCCCGTTGCCTGAAGACAAACGATACTGA